One Electrophorus electricus isolate fEleEle1 chromosome 13, fEleEle1.pri, whole genome shotgun sequence DNA segment encodes these proteins:
- the LOC113579359 gene encoding type-1B angiotensin II receptor, which yields MWSCLRPSQPWSIGSIGVLNLAICDLAYLVSMTPWAIYMSADYNWRMGHLLCILMNILYFVGLTSSTMFICAISADRLLAIVFPLESRMIRTTRNSVLVSLLLWAISALLIYFSYPSILYRARMNGIHICGVVVVSRYNATEPSYNLLSFYSIQVFVPLLLIIPSYLKIMARMKQSRHLWGQVRDKTILFIMVFIANFLICWVPGQVLHIVACLTFLTLNNCENTCWVAWVVNLLVEASELLYCLNACLDPLIFYMHQPYAGRLNRAVGWVTSCGQRWLQRVRGKDKAALAVEPKCGPTSESKKIPVCSIKTVN from the coding sequence ATGTGGAGTTGCCTGCGACCCTCCCAGCCTTGGAGCATTGGCTCCATTGGAGTCCTGAACTTGGCTATATGTGACCTTGCATACCTGGTCTCCATGACACCATGGGCTATATACATGAGTGCAGACTACAACTGGAGAATGGGACATTTGCTCTGCATCCTAATGAATATCCTGTATTTTGTGGGTTTAACATCCAGCACCATGTTCATTTGTGCCATCAGTGCCGATCGCTTGCTGGCCATTGTCTTCCCACTGGAATCCAGAATGATCCGCACTACCCGAAACAGTGTCCTGGTGTCTTTGCTCCTCTGGGCCATCAGTGCCCTCCTCATCTACTTCAGTTATCCCAGCATTCTTTACAGGGCAAGGATGAATGGCATACACATTTGTGGAGTGGTAGTGGTCTCTAGGTACAATGCTACCGAGCCTTCATACAACCTCCTGTCGTTCTACTCAATCCAGGTCTTTGTACCTCTGCTTCTGATCATTCCCTCATATCTGAAGATCATGGCCCGAATGAAACAGTCCCGACATCTGTGGGGTCAAGTTCGCGACAAGACCATACTGTTCATCATGGTCTTCATAGCCAATTTCCTGATCTGCTGGGTTCCAGGGCAGGTGTTGCACATCGTCGCTTGCTTAACCTTCCTCACTCTGAACAATTGCGAAAACACCTGTTGGGTGGCCTGGGTGGTCAATCTGTTAGTGGAAGCCTCCGAGTTGCTGTACTGTCTCAATGCATGCCTTGATCCACTCATTTTCTACATGCACCAGCCCTACGCGGGCCGGCTCAACAGGGCTGTGGGTTGGGTCACCAGCTGTGGACAAAGGTGGTTGCAGAGGGTGAGGGGGAAAGACAAGGCAGCTCTTGCGGTGGAGCCTAAGTGTGGTCCAACTTCGGAATCCAAAAAAATACCCGTTTGTTCCATAAAAACAGTCAACTAA